GCCTGTGGGCCTGGATCGTGCTCGGCGTGATCGTCCTGCTGCTGATCGGCCTGGCCGTCTGGGACATGACGCAGCGCCGGCACTCGATCCTGCGCAACTTCCCGGTGATCGGCCACGCGCGCTACCTCCTGGAGTCCATCCGGCCGGAGATCCAGCAGTACTTCGTCGAGCGGAACGTGGACGGCAAGCCGTTCAACCGGGACCAGCGCTCGCTCGTCTACTCCCGGGCCAAGGGCCAGGACGACCACAAGGCCTTCGGCACCGAGCGGGACACCAACCTCATCGGCTACGAGTACCTGCTGCACTCCACCGCGCCGGTGCCCACGCCCGAGCCGCTGCCCACGGTGCGGATCGGCGGCCCGGACTGCCGGCAGCCGTACGACATCTCGTTGCTGAACATCTCCTCGATGTCCTTCGGCTCGCTGTCCAAGAACGCCGTGCTGGCCATGAACAAGGGCGCGGGGATGGGCGGGTTCATCCACGAGACCGGCGAGGGCGGGCTGACGCGGTTCCACCGCGGCAACGGCGCGGACCTGTTCTGGGAGATCGGCTCCGGGTACTTCGGCTGCCGCACGGAGGACGGGCACTTCGACCCCGAGCGATTCGCCGCCAAGGCGGTGCTGCCGGAGGTCAAGGGCATCACCATCAAGCTCTCCCAGGGGGCCAAGCCCGGGCTCGGCGGCGTGCTGCCCGCGGCGAAGGTGACCCCGGAGATCGCCGAGGCCCGCGAGGTCCCGGTGGGCGTGGACTGCATCTCCCCGGCCTCGCACTCGGCGTTCCACACCCCGCGCGAGCTGATGCGGTTCATCGGGCGGCTGCGCGAGCTCTCCGGCGGCAAGCCGATCGGCATCAAGCTCTGCGTCGGCTCCCGCACGGACGTGCTCGCCATGTGCAAGGCCATGTGGGCCGAGCGGATCGCGCCGGACTACGTCATCGTGGACGGCTCGGAGGGCGGCACGGGCGCCGCCGCCCTGGAGTACCAGGACAACGTGGGCACCCCGCTGACCGAGGGGCTCATGCTCATGCACAACGCCCTCGTGGGCACGGGCCTGCGGCACATGATCAAGATCGGCGCCGCCGGCAAGGTCGTCTCCGGCTCGGACATCGTCAAGCGCCTCATCCAGGGCGCCGACTTCACGATGTCCGCCCGGGCCATGATGATGGCCACCGGCTGCATCCAGGCGCAGAAGTGCCACACCAACCACTGCCCCGTCGGCGTGGCCACCCAGGACCCGCGGCTCATGCGCGCCCTGGACGTGGACGACAAGGCCAACCGGGTGCACAACTACCACAAGCTCACGGTGCGCGAGGCGGTGCAGATCATGGCCTCGATGGGGGTGTCCAACCCCTCCCAGCTCACCACGCGGATGCTGCGGCGGCGGGTGGACCACCTCACCACGCGTTCGTACGCCTCGATCTACCACTGGCTGCGCGAGGACGAGCTGCTCGAGGACCCGCCGCGCGGCTGGGCCGCGGACTGGGCCGAGGCCGATCCGGACACCTTCGGCGAGCATGCACCGCTGCCCTACGCCGAGGCCGGCCCGCGCTGGCGCACCGACCTGGCCGTGGACACCTCCGCCCTGCCGGTGCGCGGATTGCGGCCCGCCGAGCCGCCCCGGCAGGCCGAGGAGGTCGAGGAGGTCGAGGCGGGGGCCGATGCCGGGGCTCCGGCCCGCGAGCGGGTCCCCGTCGGCGCCGGCCCGGGTGGCCGCGGCGGCTGGGGGGACGCTGGCGGCGACGCCGCCGAGGGCGGTGGCCGCGGTGCCGAGGAGGGCCGGCCCCAGCCGCGCACCGGCGGCAGGGCCCCGGTGCGCGACGCCGCGCCGGCGACGAGCGGGAAGGAGCCGAACCGGGGCACCCGCCGCGGGGAGACGGGGTCCACGCCGGTCGTGAGCGACGCCCCCCGCCCGGAGGGCCGCCCCGGCCGCTGAGCCAGCCGTGCCGCGATCCGGCCCGGGCTCAGCCCCAGGCGGAGCCCGGCGCGGTGTACTGGCCGGTGCGGGCGCCGTCGGGGTCCAGCCGCCAGCCCACGCGCTTGGCGATGGCCGCGATGATGACGCTCTCCCGGATCTCCAGCGTGGGCAGTTGGCGGGAGGCGGCCTGCTCCACGGTCATGATGTCCGCGGCCGAGCGCAGCCACATCATGAACGTGAAGTTCGTCCGCCCCGTGGTGGAGGCGCACAGCCGCAGGGCGCCGAGCGGGGCGAGCGCGGCCGCGGCGGCGTCGTGGTCGGCGGCGGGCAGCCGCGCGAACCACTGGCAGATCACGGGATAGCCGGCCGCGCGGTGGGAGACCTCGCACCGGAAGGACAGCATGCGGCTGTCCAGCACCCTCTGGAGCCGACGCCGCGCCGTGGCCGGGTGCAGCCCGGTCTCCTCCGCGATCCGTGTGGCCGTCATCCGGGCATCGCGGCCCAGTGCCCGCACGATCGGCCCGAACGAGGGCGGCGGTGCCACGTAGCGGGCGATCGCGTGCCGCGGGCCGGCCGCGGACCGCAGGGCGGCGCGTTGCTCGGGGGAGAGGGCGTCGAGCTGCCAGTCCCCGCCGCTGCCGTGCAGCCGGGTACAGAACGCGGACTCGTAGCGGGTGAGCCCGGGCACGCGGTCCAGCTGGGGGTACACCGACCGGGTGAGCTCGGTGGGGCCCGGCGTGATGGCGGTGAGCATCAGGTCGCGGTCCCGGTGACACTCCTCGATGGTGAACACGTCCGGGATGGCGGCGATGGCCTCGGCCACCGCCCGGCGCCGGCCGGGGGCGCACTGGACGTCGTGGAAGGACAGGGCCATCTGGTCCGGGTGGCCCACCGGATGGGCGGTGAGCCAGGCGCGCCCGCTGTCCTCGAGGCGGCGCCAGCGGTCCGCCAGGGAGGTGGGGTGCACGCCGAGGACCTCGCCGAGGACCGCCCAGGGCAGCCGGGGCCCGATCTGCAGGGCGTGCACGAGTTGCAGGTCCTCCTCGGTCAGGAGCGTGGCGCTGTCCATCTCCCCATCATTCCTGACGCGCGATGCAGATTCCGAGGGATTCCGCGTGAAGTGATGTGCATCACCTCACCATGGTACCGAGACGATTCACCGCACCGCCCCCGCCCGCGGACCGCGCCCGCCGCGCGCCGTGGCAGACCCGACGTGGAGGTCCCCATGCCCATCCTGACCACGATGGCCCCCGAGCCCAGCCCGCTGCTGATGCTCGCCAACTCGCCCGTCCTGTGGGCCTGTGCCCTGGGCGTGTTCCTGGTGATCATCGTGCAGTCGGTCATCTACGTGCGCGCCGCCCGGAAGGCCGCCCCGGCCGCCGGGATGAGCCCCCAGGACCTGCGCACCTCGTTCCGCAGCGGCGCGGTCGCGGCGGTCGGCCCGTCCCTGGCCGTGGTGCTCGTGGCCATCGCCCTGCTCTCCCTGTTCGGCACGCCCGCCGTGCTCGTGCGCATCGGCCTCATCGGCTCGGTGTCCTACGAGACCGCGGCGGCGAGCATCTCCGCCGGGACCGCCGGCGCCGAGCTGGGCGGGCCCACCTACACCCCCGAGGTCTTCGCCATCGCGTTCTTCGCCATGAGCCTCGGCGGGGCCATGTGGATGCTCGCCACCCTGGTCCTCACGCCCCTGCTGCAGCGCGGCGAGAACCGGCTGGCCAAGGTCAACCCGGCCCTGATGACCGTGGTCCCGGCCGCCGCCCTGCTCGGCGCCTTCATCTCCCTGGGGCTGGCAGAGGTGCCCAAGAGCATGGTCCACGTGCTCACCCTGGTCACCTCCGCGGCCGTGATGGGCGTGTGCCTGCTCATCGCCCGGCTCCCCGGGATGCGCTGGCTGCGCGAGTGGGGCCTGGGCATCGCCATCCTCCTCGGGCTGACCGTGGCCTTCCTGGCCCAGTCCGCCGGCCTCGGCCCCGCCGCCTGAGCCCGTCCCCCTCCACCGGCCGCCGCTGCCGCATCCCCCGCTGACGCACATCCCCCAGGAGACCCCGATGTCCACCTCCGTCACCACCGCCCCGGGCACCACCGGCATGGCCGAGTTCGAGCGCACCACCTCCCGCTGGGGCCGGCTCACCATGATCGCCGGCCTGGTGTTCTCCCTCGCCGGCCCGCTCTACCTCGTGTTCTTCGCCGACCTCGGCGTGACCGCCACCCAGCTGTTCGGCGCGTTCGCCGCCGTGGCCGGCACGTTCTTCGTCATCTGGCTCGTGGAGCCCCTGACCTACTTCCCGATCCTCGGCCCGGCCTCGATGTACCAGGCGTTCATGATCGGCAACATCTCCAACAAGCTGCTGCCCTCGGCCCTGATCGCCCAGACCAACATCAACGCCAAGCCGGGTACCCCGCGCGGCAGCCTGGCCGCCGTGATGGCGATCTGCGGGGCGGCGTCCGTGCACCTGCTCTCCCTGCTCGTCTTCGTCGGCATCCTGGGCACGTGGCTCATCAGCATCGTCCCGCCCGAGGTGACCGACGTGGTCCGCGTCTACGTGCTCCCCTCCGTCATGGGCGCCGTGATCATCCAGGCGATCGTGAGCCTCAAGCAGGTCCGCGCCACCATCGTGGCCTTCGTGGTGGCCATCCTCGTGCTGTTCGTCCTCGTCCCGCTCGTGCCGGCCCTGTCCATGGTGGCCACCGCGATCGTGGTCATCACCACGCTGGTCATCGGCTGGTTCGTGCGCAAGCGCGAGGGCAACACCGGCCAGGACGTGACGCCCGAGGCCCCGTGAGCCCCCTCAGTCCCCGGCGGGCGGCGTAGCATCCGAAGCGGCGCCGCCCGCCGGCCCACCCCCGAGACTCCCCGCCGCCGCCCGAGAGGAACCCGCGATGTCCACCGACCAGAGCCTGCAGCCCGCCGACCGCCTCGAGCTGGGGGAGGACCTGCGCGCGCGGATGCTGGAGTTCTACCGGCACCTGCACGCGAATCCCGAGCTGTCGATGCAGGAGCACCGCACGGCGGAGTTCATCGAGGCCCACCTGGACACGCTCGGGATCGAGCACGTCCGGGTCGGCGGCACCGGCGTCGTGGGCGTCCTGCGCAATGGGGACGGGCCCGTCGTCGGGTTCCGGGCGGACACGGACGCGCTGCCGATCGAGGAGGACTCGGCCGTCGCGTACCGGTCCACGGCACGCGGCACCCTCGAGGACGGCACCGAGGTGCCCGTGATGCACGGCTGCGGCCACGACACCCACGTCACGGCGCTGATGACCGCCGCCGAGGTGCTGGCCGCGGACCGGGACGGCTGGGCCGGCACCGTGCTGCTGATCTTCCAGCCCGGCGAGGAGACCGCCGCCGGGGCGAAGGCCATGGTGGAGGACGGGCTGTGGGAGAAGGTGCCGCGCCCGGAGGTGGTCTACGGCCAGCACGTGATGCCCGGGCTGGCCGGCACCGTGGAGATCGTGCCCGGCGCCGTGATGGCCTACGCCGACTCCTGGAAGGTCACCCTGTTCGGCGAGCAGTCCCACGGCTCCCAGCCCCAGGACTCCATCGACCCCATCGTGCTCGGCGCCCACATCGTCACCCGGCTGCAGTCCATCGTCGCCCGGGAGATCCACCCGCGCCGGGCCGCCGTCGTGACCGTGGGCACCTTCCACGCGGGCCTGAAGGAGAACATCATCCCGGCCAGCGCGGAGTTCACGCTGAACATCCGCACCATGGACGACGACGTCCGGGAGCGGGTGCTGGCCTCCGTCCGGCGCGTCATCGCCGCCGAGGCGGCGGCCTCCGGCGCCCCGGAGCCGCGGATCGAGGAGCTGTACCGGTTCCCGCGCAACTTCAACGACCCCGCCGAGACGGAGGCGCTGACCGGCGTGCTGCGCGGGGTTCTGGGCGAGGGCAACGTGCTCGAGGCCGAGCCGAAGATGGGCTCCGAGGACTTCGGCGCGCTGCCCGCGGCGCTGGGCGTGCCGAGCGTGTTCTGGTTCTTCGGCGGCTTCGACCAGGCGACCGTGGACTCGGGGACCATGCCCGTCAACCACTCCCCGCGGTTCGTGCCCGTCCCCGAGCCCACCCTGTGGACGGCGGCGACGGCGGCCCTGGCAGCGATCCGGAGCAAGGTCGCCCGCTGAGGCGGGGCCGGCCGGGAGGGCCGGCGCCGCAGTGCCCTTGTCCGGGGGACGCCGCCGACCACGTCGCTACGGCCGGTCCCACGCTCCGGCCCGTGCCGTCCGCAACGATCACGGGCCCGGCCGGCCTGGGGACCATACTGGAGGCGGTCCGGGAGCGGGGTGACGCCACCTCGCGCGAGGAGGGCGCCGAGGGGATCCGTGCCGTGGCCGTCCCGGTCCGCAGCCGGGGCCGGGCCCCACGAGACCAGGAGGACAGGCAGCGGCATGGCAGAGCGATTGACGGCGAGGCCCGGCGAGGCGCCGGCGCCCGGGACGGCCCTGATGGTCGTCCTGCTGCTCACGATGGGCGTCGGCCCGCTGCTGAACTACGGCCTGTCCTCGACGAGTGCCCTGCTCATCGACGACCTGCGGATCACCCCGTCGAGCTTCGGCCTGCTGATCACGGTCCTCTTCCTCAGCGCCGCCGCCGCGTCCATGGTCCTGGGGCGGCTCGCGGACGTCCTCAGCATCCGGGCCCAACTGGTGTTCAACTTCGGCGGCACCGCGCTGGCCCTGCTCGTCTCCGCGATCGGGCCGCAGTACTGGATCCTGATGGTCGCGATGGTCCTCGTCGGGCCGGCCCAGGTCATCGCCAACCCCACCACCAACCGGGTCATCTACCAGGCCGTCCCGGCGGCCAAGCGGCCCGGCTGGATCGGGATCAAGCAGTCCGGCGTGCAGGTCAGCCAGCTGGCGGCGGGCGTGCTCTTCCCGCCTGCCGTGCTCCTGGTCGGCTGGTCGGGCGCGGCGGTCGGCGCCGCCGTGGCCGTGCTCCTGCTGCTGTGGTGGTCCCTCGGCCACGTCCCGCCGGAACCGCCGACGGACTGGGGCCGGCTGCGCACCGCCGCCCGGTCGGCCCTGCGCCGGCGCCGGCCCGCCGCGTCGGTGCCGCTGCCGCTCACCGTCTGGCTGTTCACCGCGGTCGCCTTCGTCTCCGGAGCCGGGACGCAGGCCACCAACGTCTACCTGCCGCTGTTCGCCGTCCGGGAGATGCAGTACAGCCTGGTCGTCGGCGGGTTCGCCGCGGGCCTGTCCGGGGTGATCGGCGTGGCCAGCCGCGTGGGCTGGGGCCGGCTGCTGGGCCGGGGACGGGCACCGGGGGCCATCCTCGTGCTCATCGCCTCCGGCGCGCTGCTGGGCATGGCCAGCATGGTCGGCGCCGCCCTCACCGGCTGGGTCCCGCTCTTCTGGGCCGGGGTGGCGCTGCACGGCATCACGGTGCTCGGGACGAACGTGGTGGTGAACGCCGGGACCATGCAGGCCGTGGGCCGCGGCCAGATCGGCGCCGCCTCGGGCGCCACGACCATGGGCATGTACGCCGGCTTCGCCGTGGGCCCCTTCGGGATGGGCCTGGTCGTGGAGTTCTCGGGCGGATTCGCCCTGGGATGGATCCTCGTGGGCGTCGCCTACCTCCTGCTGCTGGTCCTGGCCCTCCTCACCCTGCGCGCCGGACGCCGGGCCTGAGCCGCCCCGCATCTCCCGTCCCGTCCGTCCCGCCCCGTCCTGCCGGGCGGACGGAGGCGCCCGGACTAGGCTGGAGACCATGGCGAAACGTGGCTCCCTGACCTGGCTGTGGGTCATGGTCGCCGCGGCCGTCCTCACCCAGACCGCCCTGAACCTGCTCCGCCCGGTCACCAGCTACAAGCTGCTCACCCTCGGGGCGGACGAGACGGCTGTCGGCCTGGCGACCGCCGCCTACGCCATCGTGCCCCTCGTCAGCGCCATGTGGCTCGGCCGGGTCACCGGCCGGCTCGGCTCCCTGCGCGGCATGATCGCCCTGGGCGCCGCCGTGATGGCCGCGGCCGGGGCGGCCCTGGCCTGGAGCGACTCCGTCCTGCTCGTCATGGTGGCCTCCGCCCTGCTGGGCATGGGGCACCTCGTGTTCACGATCGCGGGCCAGGCGGCGATCGGCCGCCGCGCGCCGGCCGAGCTGATGGACGCGGCCTTCGGCTGGTTCACCGCCGCCTTCTCCGTGGGCCAGATGGCCGGGCCCCTGCTGTCCGGGCTGATCCTCGGCAGCGTCCCCCTCGCCGCGGCGGCGGCCGGCGGCGGCCTGGACGCCGAGATCGGCTGGGCCCTCTGGCTGGGGGCGGGCGTGGCCCTGCTCGCGGTGCCCGTCATGTACGCCCTCCGGCCCCCGGCCCCGCACCGCACCGGCCCGACGGCGGCCGGCGCCTCCCCGGGGGCGGAGGCCGGACCCGGGCCCTCCTCCGTGGCCCGGGCCACGGTGCCGCGCATCCTGCGGGTGCCCGGGATCCCGTCCCACATGCTCGCCGCGCTGGCCCTCCTGGCCGTGATCGACATCCTCACGGCGTTCCTGCCGCTCGTGGGCGAGGCCGCCGGCGTGCCGCCGCTGTGGGTCGGCATCCTGCTGGCCGTGCGCGGCGGCGGCTCCGTGCTGTCCCGTGTCTTCCTGCCCTGGTTCTCCGCGCGCTGGTCCCGCAACGCGCTCGTGCTGGCCGCCCTGTGGATCTCGGCGGCCACGATCGCCTTGGTCCCGCTGGCGCTGGAGCCCCTGGACGCCCTGTGGCTCGCCGTGGCGCTCATGGCGGTGGGCGGCGCGTTCCTCGGCCTGGGCCAGCCGCTGACCATGACCCTCATCTCGCAGGCGGTCCCGGACAGCTGGCGCGGGGCGGCGCTGGGCCTGCGGCTGGTCGGCAACCGGCTGGGACAGGTCCTGCTGCCCGCGGCCGCCGGCCTCGTGGCCGCGCCGCTGGGCCCGGCCGGGGGCGTCTGGTTCGCGTGCGCGGTGCTGGCCGCCTCCGGCACGGAACGGCTGCTCGGCGGCCGGGCCCGGGGGACCGGCACGCCCTCGGGCGGGGCGGGCGGGAACGGCGGGGACTAGCCCCGCTCGTCCTCGTCCAGGTCCTCGTCGTCCTCGGACGCCCAGTCGCCGTCCTCGTCCGGGTCGTCCTCGCCGGTGGAGTCCTCCCGGCCCTCCTGGTAGTCCGGGATCCCGTTGTAGTCCTCGTCCCCGTCCAGCAGGAACGTGTCCCGCTTCAACGGGTCGATCGCGTCCAGCGTGTCGGGATCGTCGGACGAGCCGAAGTCGACGGTGCCGTCCCGGCCGTCCGCCGGCTCCTCCAGGTCGTTCTCGGGTTCCTCGATGAACTGCTGTTCCAGTTCGTCCTCGTAGCGGGCCACCGCGGACCTCCTCCATCTCGGGCGGCCCTGACTGGGGCTGTTCCCGCCGTCACCGGCCGCGTCGTGGCCCCAGTCTAGTGCTGGCGACGTCCTCGCGGCAGGGCCATCACGGCCAGTCCGGCCAGGGCCATGAGGAGTGCGCCCACCCCGGCGAACAGCCATCCGGAGGCGCCCAGGACCTGGGCGCCGGGCCCGCCCGCCACGGCCGCCGCCGCGGGGGAGGCGTCCTCGGCGGAGGCCGATCCGGCGCGGGCGGCCGACCCCGCGGCGGCCGAGCGCACGAGCCGGCCGGTCCGCTCGAGGGTGCGCTCGGCGCCCTGGGCCACGGCGGAGGGGATGACGTCCCGCCACGGGGACGCCGCGGTGGGGCCGGCGGCGGGCACCGGGGCGACCGGTCCGCCCGCCGTGGGCGCCCCGCCCGGGGCGTCCGGTGGCGCCGGGGCCTCCGGGCCGGCCTCCCGGCCCGCGTCGGGGGCCGCTCCCTCCGGGCCCGAGGACCTGCCGTCGGCGGCGCCGCCCGGGGTGTCACCCGCGGTTCCGCCGTCGGTCCCGTCACCGCCGCCGGGCGTGCCCGGGGCCGCTGGGCCGTCCGTGCCGTCGTCCTCGCCCGGACCGGCCGTCGCCGGCTGTCGCGGCGTCCCCGCCGGCGGCCGGGACGGGGTGGCAGGTGCGGAGTCCGGGGCGGAGGGCGTGCCGGGCACTGCGGGGGACATGCTCGGGGGCGCGGGGGTGGCCGGGGCCGTCCCCGTGGGCTCCGGTGCCTCGCCGCCGGGCCCCGGGGCCGACGTCGGGCTCGCGGCGGGGGCGGTGGGCTGCGGTTCCCCGGCGCCCGGCGTGGGGGAGGCGCTCGTCCCGCTGGGCGAGGGGGTGGGCGTCGGCTCGGGGGCGGGGGGCGCCTCCTGGACCAGCACGGCGATCTCGCAGTTGGCCTCCGCGCCGTGGTCGTCCACCGCCGTGACCGGGACGCCGTCCTGGCCGGTCCGCCCCGAGGGGGCCGTGTAGGTCACCACGTGGCCGGACACCGTGGCCTGCACGCCGAACATGGACGGTCCGGTGCGCAGCGTGACCGGGTCGCCGTCCGGGTCCAGGACCGAGACGCGGATGGACTCCGTGGCCCCCGCCTGTGTCACCACGCCCGGGCAGTCGGCCTGCGGCGCGCCGTTGCCGGGTGATGGGGACTCCGTGGGGGACGAGGAGGGCGAGCCGGCCGCGGACGAGTCTGGGTCACCGTCCGGGGAGGCGGACCCGGCGGGGGCCGGTCCTGACAAGGAGGAACCGGAGGGGACGGCGGCGCCGGCCGCGGCGGGGCGGAGGGGTCCCGGGGCCAGGGCGGGGAGCAGGAGGGCGGCCGCCAGGGCCGTCCCCGTGCCGATCGCCACGATGCGGGCCGCGGTGCCGCGGGCCGCACGGCCGCGGGGGGCGGGGCGCGGCGGCCGGGCGCCGGGATCCGCCGGGACGACGGGAGCGGCCGCCGGCGACAGGCGGAGGGCGGAACGGATGGGGGAGGGGAACCGGCACCGGCCACCCCGGGACGCTGATCGTGCTGCGGTGGTGGTCATTCAGGTGCCCCCCGGCGCTGAAGTGAGTTGGCCCCGTGCCGTCCGCCCCGTCGGGCGGGACGGACGGCACCGGCGTATTCGTGATCATACCGTGATCTTTGCCGAGGCGCATCACGTGCCCGTCACGCCCCGGGACCGGCCCACGCCGGGGATCACGCCCCCGGTGCCCCGGCGCGGGGGCCACCCGGGGCGGGGGAGGCGGGCCCGATGGCGGTCCGGCGCGCCGGCCGGGGCAGGGGCTCAGGCCACCCGGGCCTCGGGGACGGCCACCTTGGCCGGGTCGTCCGTGACCACGTGGCCGATCGCGGCGTCGACCGCGCCGAGCGTCGCCTCGTCCAGGACCAGCCCGGAGGCCGCCACGTTCTCCGCCACCTGTCCGGGCCGAGAGGCGCCCACGATCGCGCCGGCCACGTTGGGATTGGCCAGCACCCAGGCGATCGCCAGCTGGCCCATGGTGCAGCCGAGGCCCTCGGCGATGGGGCGCAGCCGCTGCACGGCCCCCAGCACGTCGTCGCGCATCCAGCCGGCCATGGCCTTCTGGCCGCCCTTCTCGTCCGCCGCCCGCGAGCCGGCGGGCGGCTGCTGGCCGGGCAGGTACTTGCCCGTCAGCATGCCCCCGGCCATGGGGGACCAGACGATCTGGGAGACGCCGAGGTCCTCGCACGCCGGGATCACCTCGGGTTCGATGACCCGCCACAGCATGGAGTACTGCGGCTGGCTGGAGATGAGCTGGATCCCGAGCGAGCGCGCCATGGCGTGGGCCTCGCGGATCCGGTCCGCCGGCCACTCGGAGACGCCGATGTACAGTGCCTTGCCGGCGCGCACCACGTCGGCGAAGGCCTGCATGGTCTCCTCCAGCGGGGTCTCCACGTCGTAGCGGTGCGCCTGGTAGAGGTCGACGTAGTCCATCCGGAGCCGGCGCAGCGAGCCGTCGATCGACTCGAGCACGTGCTTGCGGGACAGGCCGGTGTCGTTGGGTCCCTTGGGGCCGGTGGGCCAGTAGACCTTGGTGAAGACCTCGAGGGACTCCCGGCGCTCGCCTGCCAGCGCCTCGCCGAGGACCTCCTCGGCCCTGCCGTTGGCGTAGACGTCGGCGGTGTCGAAGCTGGTGATGCCGTTGTCCAGGGCCGCCCGGACGCAGGCGTGGGCCGTGTCGTTCTCCACCTGGGACC
This genomic window from Citricoccus sp. SGAir0253 contains:
- a CDS encoding FMN-binding glutamate synthase family protein; its protein translation is MNNRLLLIGGLATLLLVLVVAYLVGLWAWIVLGVIVLLLIGLAVWDMTQRRHSILRNFPVIGHARYLLESIRPEIQQYFVERNVDGKPFNRDQRSLVYSRAKGQDDHKAFGTERDTNLIGYEYLLHSTAPVPTPEPLPTVRIGGPDCRQPYDISLLNISSMSFGSLSKNAVLAMNKGAGMGGFIHETGEGGLTRFHRGNGADLFWEIGSGYFGCRTEDGHFDPERFAAKAVLPEVKGITIKLSQGAKPGLGGVLPAAKVTPEIAEAREVPVGVDCISPASHSAFHTPRELMRFIGRLRELSGGKPIGIKLCVGSRTDVLAMCKAMWAERIAPDYVIVDGSEGGTGAAALEYQDNVGTPLTEGLMLMHNALVGTGLRHMIKIGAAGKVVSGSDIVKRLIQGADFTMSARAMMMATGCIQAQKCHTNHCPVGVATQDPRLMRALDVDDKANRVHNYHKLTVREAVQIMASMGVSNPSQLTTRMLRRRVDHLTTRSYASIYHWLREDELLEDPPRGWAADWAEADPDTFGEHAPLPYAEAGPRWRTDLAVDTSALPVRGLRPAEPPRQAEEVEEVEAGADAGAPARERVPVGAGPGGRGGWGDAGGDAAEGGGRGAEEGRPQPRTGGRAPVRDAAPATSGKEPNRGTRRGETGSTPVVSDAPRPEGRPGR
- a CDS encoding Lrp/AsnC family transcriptional regulator — its product is MDSATLLTEEDLQLVHALQIGPRLPWAVLGEVLGVHPTSLADRWRRLEDSGRAWLTAHPVGHPDQMALSFHDVQCAPGRRRAVAEAIAAIPDVFTIEECHRDRDLMLTAITPGPTELTRSVYPQLDRVPGLTRYESAFCTRLHGSGGDWQLDALSPEQRAALRSAAGPRHAIARYVAPPPSFGPIVRALGRDARMTATRIAEETGLHPATARRRLQRVLDSRMLSFRCEVSHRAAGYPVICQWFARLPAADHDAAAAALAPLGALRLCASTTGRTNFTFMMWLRSAADIMTVEQAASRQLPTLEIRESVIIAAIAKRVGWRLDPDGARTGQYTAPGSAWG
- a CDS encoding MFS transporter: MAKRGSLTWLWVMVAAAVLTQTALNLLRPVTSYKLLTLGADETAVGLATAAYAIVPLVSAMWLGRVTGRLGSLRGMIALGAAVMAAAGAALAWSDSVLLVMVASALLGMGHLVFTIAGQAAIGRRAPAELMDAAFGWFTAAFSVGQMAGPLLSGLILGSVPLAAAAAGGGLDAEIGWALWLGAGVALLAVPVMYALRPPAPHRTGPTAAGASPGAEAGPGPSSVARATVPRILRVPGIPSHMLAALALLAVIDILTAFLPLVGEAAGVPPLWVGILLAVRGGGSVLSRVFLPWFSARWSRNALVLAALWISAATIALVPLALEPLDALWLAVALMAVGGAFLGLGQPLTMTLISQAVPDSWRGAALGLRLVGNRLGQVLLPAAAGLVAAPLGPAGGVWFACAVLAASGTERLLGGRARGTGTPSGGAGGNGGD
- a CDS encoding DUF5058 family protein, giving the protein MPILTTMAPEPSPLLMLANSPVLWACALGVFLVIIVQSVIYVRAARKAAPAAGMSPQDLRTSFRSGAVAAVGPSLAVVLVAIALLSLFGTPAVLVRIGLIGSVSYETAAASISAGTAGAELGGPTYTPEVFAIAFFAMSLGGAMWMLATLVLTPLLQRGENRLAKVNPALMTVVPAAALLGAFISLGLAEVPKSMVHVLTLVTSAAVMGVCLLIARLPGMRWLREWGLGIAILLGLTVAFLAQSAGLGPAA
- a CDS encoding amidohydrolase, translated to MSTDQSLQPADRLELGEDLRARMLEFYRHLHANPELSMQEHRTAEFIEAHLDTLGIEHVRVGGTGVVGVLRNGDGPVVGFRADTDALPIEEDSAVAYRSTARGTLEDGTEVPVMHGCGHDTHVTALMTAAEVLAADRDGWAGTVLLIFQPGEETAAGAKAMVEDGLWEKVPRPEVVYGQHVMPGLAGTVEIVPGAVMAYADSWKVTLFGEQSHGSQPQDSIDPIVLGAHIVTRLQSIVAREIHPRRAAVVTVGTFHAGLKENIIPASAEFTLNIRTMDDDVRERVLASVRRVIAAEAAASGAPEPRIEELYRFPRNFNDPAETEALTGVLRGVLGEGNVLEAEPKMGSEDFGALPAALGVPSVFWFFGGFDQATVDSGTMPVNHSPRFVPVPEPTLWTAATAALAAIRSKVAR
- a CDS encoding MFS transporter, with product MAERLTARPGEAPAPGTALMVVLLLTMGVGPLLNYGLSSTSALLIDDLRITPSSFGLLITVLFLSAAAASMVLGRLADVLSIRAQLVFNFGGTALALLVSAIGPQYWILMVAMVLVGPAQVIANPTTNRVIYQAVPAAKRPGWIGIKQSGVQVSQLAAGVLFPPAVLLVGWSGAAVGAAVAVLLLLWWSLGHVPPEPPTDWGRLRTAARSALRRRRPAASVPLPLTVWLFTAVAFVSGAGTQATNVYLPLFAVREMQYSLVVGGFAAGLSGVIGVASRVGWGRLLGRGRAPGAILVLIASGALLGMASMVGAALTGWVPLFWAGVALHGITVLGTNVVVNAGTMQAVGRGQIGAASGATTMGMYAGFAVGPFGMGLVVEFSGGFALGWILVGVAYLLLLVLALLTLRAGRRA
- a CDS encoding Ig-like domain-containing protein, producing the protein MAIGTGTALAAALLLPALAPGPLRPAAAGAAVPSGSSLSGPAPAGSASPDGDPDSSAAGSPSSSPTESPSPGNGAPQADCPGVVTQAGATESIRVSVLDPDGDPVTLRTGPSMFGVQATVSGHVVTYTAPSGRTGQDGVPVTAVDDHGAEANCEIAVLVQEAPPAPEPTPTPSPSGTSASPTPGAGEPQPTAPAASPTSAPGPGGEAPEPTGTAPATPAPPSMSPAVPGTPSAPDSAPATPSRPPAGTPRQPATAGPGEDDGTDGPAAPGTPGGGDGTDGGTAGDTPGGAADGRSSGPEGAAPDAGREAGPEAPAPPDAPGGAPTAGGPVAPVPAAGPTAASPWRDVIPSAVAQGAERTLERTGRLVRSAAAGSAARAGSASAEDASPAAAAVAGGPGAQVLGASGWLFAGVGALLMALAGLAVMALPRGRRQH
- a CDS encoding aldo/keto reductase family protein, which codes for MRFRYLGNSGLKISEIIYGNWLTHGSQVENDTAHACVRAALDNGITSFDTADVYANGRAEEVLGEALAGERRESLEVFTKVYWPTGPKGPNDTGLSRKHVLESIDGSLRRLRMDYVDLYQAHRYDVETPLEETMQAFADVVRAGKALYIGVSEWPADRIREAHAMARSLGIQLISSQPQYSMLWRVIEPEVIPACEDLGVSQIVWSPMAGGMLTGKYLPGQQPPAGSRAADEKGGQKAMAGWMRDDVLGAVQRLRPIAEGLGCTMGQLAIAWVLANPNVAGAIVGASRPGQVAENVAASGLVLDEATLGAVDAAIGHVVTDDPAKVAVPEARVA